The following proteins are co-located in the Xyrauchen texanus isolate HMW12.3.18 chromosome 43, RBS_HiC_50CHRs, whole genome shotgun sequence genome:
- the cetn3 gene encoding centrin-3, whose product MSLSLRTDLTADKSKRKKRRELTEEQKDEIKEAFELFDTDKDKEIDYHELKVAMRALGFEVKKVDVLKILKDYDREGTGKITFEDFKEVVTDMIIDRDPKEEILKAFKLFDDDETGKISLRNMRRVARELGEDMSDEDLRAMIDEFDTDGDGEINQEEFVSIMTGDS is encoded by the exons ATGAGCCTGTCTCTCCG GACTGACCTAACTGCTGATAAGAGTAAAAGGAAGAAAAGGAGAGAACTTACTGAGGAGCAGAAGGATGAAATAAAGGAGGCATTTGAACTCTTTGATACAGACAAGGACAAAGAAATAGATTATCATGAGTTAAAG GTTGCGATGAGAGCGCTTGGATTTGAGGTGAAGAAAGTAGATGTGTTGAAGATCTTAAAAGACTATGACAGAGAAGGAACCGGGAAAATAACTTTTGAAGATTTCAAAGAAGTGG TGACGGACATGATAATAGACCGAGACCCAAAAGAGGAAATCCTAAAAGCTTTTAAACTGTTTGACGACGATGAAACGGGAAAGATCAGCCTGAGGAACATGCGGCGAGTGGCCAGAGAACTGGGCGAAGACATGAGCGATGAAGACCTGCGTGCTATGATCGATGAATTTGATACCGATGGGGATGGCGAGA TAAATCAAGAGGAATTCGTCTCTATCATGACTGGCGACTCGTGA